The proteins below come from a single Pichia kudriavzevii chromosome 2, complete sequence genomic window:
- a CDS encoding uncharacterized protein (PKUD0B04760; similar to Saccharomyces cerevisiae YLR316C (TAD3); ancestral locus Anc_4.133) — protein MTFDIDYEKEIFYGKLQRMALRRDANEISLDEYWCCNFDPKLSPIILRLIKSELQYTSEPLKHLKRMYKVERNGKTLLRALLCPVIRTGDESNDTNFAEVFALVKLVLPSNSFKIEKVEVPMNKPTSKELNEKVSKLYWPVIWKGDPRLQELKEIYKRMDINKVEKYVGLLIEKLENPPFKTSLPIVTIFVDPLSDEIKSISYDSRTRNNPIKHPIMDGIAHIAELELRRRQESCYNDNESNNYLCLNYHVYSTHEPCAMCAMALLHSRISQLIYIKPSTKTGAIGMESGHQEMVHVSCSLNWKFESFQYTDTSIANSVVSVDQDVFV, from the coding sequence ATGACATTTGATATAGATTACGAAAAGGAAATCTTCTACGGTAAGCTACAACGGATGGCACTAAGAAGAGACGCTAATGAGATTTCCTTGGATGAATATTGGTGTTGTAATTTTGATCCAAAACTTTCGCCTATAATATTAAGACTAATAAAATCTGAGTTGCAATACACTTCTGAACCGCTGAAGCATCTGAAAAGAATGTATAAGGTGGAAAGAAATGGGAAAACATTACTTCGGGCTTTATTATGTCCCGTTATTCGTACAGGTGATGAATCCAATGACACCAACTTTGCCGAAGTTTTCGCTTTAGTAAAATTGGTTTTGCCTTCAAATAGTTTTAAAATAGAAAAGGTTGAAGTGCCCATGAATAAACCCACAAGTAAAGAACTCAATGAGAAAGTTTCCAAACTTTACTGGCCAGTTATCTGGAAAGGCGACCCTCGTTTACAAGAGTTAAAGGAAATTTATAAAAGGATGGATATAAACAAAGTTGAGAAATACGTTGGCcttttgattgaaaagttaGAGAACCCACCATTTAAAACGAGTCTCCCTATCGTTACAATATTTGTGGATCCTTTGAgtgatgaaataaaaagcATTAGCTATGATTCCAGGACACGAAATAACCCAATTAAGCATCCCATCATGGATGGGATAGCACATATAGCTGAGCTAGAGCTAAGGAGAAGGCAAGAAAGTTGTTACAATGATAATGAATCTAATAACTACCTATGCCTAAACTATCATGTTTATAGCACTCATGAGCCATGCGCAATGTGTGCAATGGCATTGCTTCATTCCCGAATTTCACAGCTGATCTACATAAAGCCCTCCACTAAGACAGGCGCAATAGGTATGGAAAGTGGACATCAAGAGATGGTACATGTTTCTTGCTCTCTAAACTGGAAATTCGAATCTTTCCAATATACGGATACATCTATAGCAAACAGTGTTGTGTCCGTTGATCAGGATGTTTTCGTTTAA
- a CDS encoding uncharacterized protein (PKUD0B04765), protein MSSREILENYLDRDLFEVVSEQSVSKIINVQTQKRLTDKELKILSNLIYNRHNNRSMDRVRENILQGELQSVVDYEPDSEQVQIAEESHYVAFLDRLKKLNDRLEKEAENIESIKKHKMKLLDKNIKELAEAQTSITSKISSLGKSKAKQMTQEICETMASISKS, encoded by the coding sequence ATGTCTAGCAGAGAGATCCTAGAAAACTATTTGGATCGAGACCTCTTTGAGGTAGTGAGTGAACAATCAGTCAGCAAAATCATTAATGTTCAAACGCAGAAAAGATTAACCGACAAAGAGCTCAAAATACTCTCGAATTTGATATACAATAGACATAACAATAGATCCATGGATCGTGTTagagaaaatattttgCAAGGCGAACTGCAGAGTGTTGTTGATTACGAGCCGGACTCAGAACAAGTACAAATTGCTGAAGAATCTCATTATGTTGCTTTCTTAGACAGACTTAAAAAGTTAAACGATAGActagaaaaagaagcagaaaatattgaaagtattaaaaaacataaaatgAAACTCTTGGATAAAAATATTAAGGAATTGGCGGAAGCTCAGACTAGTATTACAAGTAAAATTTCAAGCTTAGGGAAGAGCAAAGCAAAACAGATGACACAGGAGATTTGTGAAACAATGGCTAGCATAAGCAAAAGTTAA
- a CDS encoding uncharacterized protein (PKUD0B04770) codes for MAVAPKKSKNRKAFRNVPYEPQGLERTGNKSTLEYNAALKKSPFTNHDNIKQGKNPVFTFPVPMGDPLKGSLLNDEVDMHFPRKHFLNKFQLYNDLLENVISKPIPVDKIIPPNLFPIPYVEGIPYKNKRTELLKDVNDYNLSQEQIVSNEEIISNDEAPSNKVTSVEKENPKKEDNLDGHKNTTKKETIPEGTATNEDASREIAENESLDKGNNESSLKLEKEKNGTSIDNKPSVSDDNLSDYDPDFIDYQIPYPKESEHVGNILDDYLNMRLKCRPATDFFFGDSRLMKLQERCFSEQVHLESEALKRKLYVSEKYKYKLESMKSMHEEYRTFTANSLKSIEEKLELIEAELKSKFNVTFADAKLPVEFHNLNVEMNKQEISVEDYNFKYKSERQPFNPTSGIVSTNDISEEKKEGDSEDQHREIVDDTNIDQNFDFDMYESGAYANDGGNAEDGEFASLSNDVFLNI; via the coding sequence ATGGCAGTTGCTCCAAAAAAATCTAAAAACAGAAAGGCGTTTCGGAATGTTCCATATGAGCCGCAAGGATTGGAGAGAACTGGAAACAAGAGTACCTTAGAATACAATGCagcattgaagaaatcaccATTTACGAATCATGATAACATAAAGCAAGGGAAAAACCCAGTTTTCACATTTCCTGTACCGATGGGAGATCCACTAAAAGGCTCATTGCTTAATGATGAGGTGGATATGCATTTTCCGAGAAAGCACTTCTTGAATAAATTCCAATTATATAACGACTTACTCGAAAATGTCATTTCAAAACCTATACCTGTTGACAAAATCATTCCACCGAATCTTTTCCCCATTCCTTATGTTGAAGGTATCCCTTATAAGAACAAAAGGACTGAGCTGCTGAAAGATGTCAATGATTACAATCTCTCTCAAGAACAAATTGTGagcaatgaagaaattatatcaaatgatgaagCCCCATCAAACAAAGTAACGTctgttgaaaaagagaaTCCAAAGAAGGAAGACAATTTGGATGGGCACAAGAACACCAcgaagaaagaaacaatacCTGAAGGTACTGCTACCAATGAAGATGCTTCCCGGGAAAttgctgaaaatgaaagtcTGGACAAGGGGAATAATGAAAGCTCTTTAAagcttgaaaaagaaaaaaatgggacCAGTATCGATAATAAACCTAGTGTAAGTGATGACAATCTAAGCGACTACGACCCTGATTTTATAGACTATCAAATTCCGTATCCAAAGGAAAGTGAACATGTTGGCAACATTCTTGACGATTATCTTAATATGCGTTTAAAGTGCAGGCCAGCAACagactttttttttggggaTTCAAGGTTGATGAAACTTCAAGAAAGATGCTTTTCAGAGCAGGTGCATTTAGAATCTGAAGctttaaaaagaaagttaTACGTTTCTGAGAAATATAAGTATAAACTAGAATCAATGAAAAGTATGCATGAAGAATATAGGACATTCACAGCCAACTCACTTAAAAGCATTGAGGAGAAACTAGAACTAATAGAGGCTGAACTgaaatccaaattcaatgtAACTTTTGCTGATGCTAAACTCCCTGTTGAGTTTCATAATCTAAACGTTGAAATGAATAAGCAAGAAATAAGTGTCGAAGACTATAACTTTAAGTACAAGTCGGAAAGACAACCATTCAATCCAACTAGTGGTATTGTTTCAACTAATGATAtatctgaagaaaaaaaggaaggaGATAGTGAGGATCAACACCGGGAGATAGTTGATGATACTAATATTGATCAAAATTTCGATTTTGATATGTACGAGTCGGGGGCATATGCCAATGATGGTGGCAATGCGGAAGACGGAGAGTTTGCTTCATTAAGTAATGATGTTTTCCTAAATATTTGA